A stretch of the Campylobacter sp. 19-13652 genome encodes the following:
- a CDS encoding iron ABC transporter permease, with the protein MTKSALDRILPFIAGAFALAVFFSVIIVFTTIFSSDLSLLEHFFTYLFPRYIKDTAILTFSVCVLSAILGASLAFLVANFSFFGSKLLNVLLVLPLAIPAYILAFIYVGILDFDGIFVKIFGFRVDVFNIKGAILVLSLSLYPYVYLFARASFLAEAKPIFDIAKVLGLSRFQTFYRISIFIARPAIFSGLMLVLMETLSDYGTAAYFGVDTFSAGIFRLWFDLRDIGSASILSSFLIVLIFALMVLEYRFAKRKNYSLRTDASAKMPKIKLGKLSSLFAFLYCFSVAFLGFLLPFGWLLYWGLKSTNLNSPAFYELAYNSLKVALISAIIITIVAFLLNFSSRLSKSEILKTIILKCSSVGYAMPGAVIGVSLMIVFMHVSRILNVQLLSASLSVLITGYAIRYLATAVLSFESGYHKIHKSIDEASRILSLSTLRLGLRIHAPLLRHFFVLSFIVVFVDVVKELPLSLILRPFDFETLSIRAFFYATDERIYEAALPALLIVVLSLVALLYVEFNKRKKA; encoded by the coding sequence ATGACGAAGTCGGCTTTAGATAGGATTTTGCCGTTTATAGCAGGGGCTTTTGCCCTTGCTGTATTTTTTAGTGTCATCATCGTCTTTACCACTATTTTTAGCAGTGATTTATCGCTTTTAGAGCATTTTTTTACATATCTTTTTCCTAGATATATAAAAGACACAGCTATACTCACCTTTAGTGTATGCGTTTTATCCGCGATTCTTGGGGCTAGCCTTGCATTTTTGGTTGCAAATTTTAGCTTTTTTGGCTCAAAGCTACTAAACGTGCTACTTGTTTTGCCACTTGCTATACCAGCCTATATACTCGCTTTTATATATGTGGGGATTTTGGATTTTGATGGGATTTTTGTAAAAATTTTTGGCTTTAGGGTCGATGTTTTTAACATAAAAGGCGCAATTTTAGTCCTTAGTCTTAGTCTTTATCCATACGTCTATCTTTTTGCAAGGGCTAGCTTTTTAGCAGAAGCAAAGCCCATATTTGACATAGCCAAAGTCCTTGGATTATCGAGGTTTCAAACATTTTATCGCATTAGTATTTTTATAGCGCGTCCAGCTATTTTTTCTGGATTGATGCTCGTTTTAATGGAGACTTTAAGCGATTATGGCACAGCTGCATATTTTGGCGTTGACACATTTTCAGCTGGAATTTTTAGGCTTTGGTTTGACCTAAGAGACATAGGCTCAGCTAGTATTTTAAGCAGCTTTTTAATAGTGCTTATATTTGCGCTTATGGTGCTTGAATATCGATTTGCCAAACGCAAAAACTACAGCCTACGCACAGACGCTTCAGCTAAAATGCCAAAGATAAAGCTCGGCAAACTCTCAAGCCTTTTTGCATTTTTATACTGCTTTAGCGTGGCATTTCTAGGCTTTTTGCTACCATTTGGCTGGCTTTTATACTGGGGGTTAAAAAGCACAAATTTAAACTCCCCAGCCTTTTATGAGCTAGCATATAACTCCCTAAAAGTCGCCCTAATCTCAGCCATAATAATCACAATAGTAGCGTTTTTATTAAACTTTTCATCAAGGCTAAGCAAAAGTGAAATACTAAAGACAATAATCCTAAAATGCTCAAGTGTCGGATACGCCATGCCTGGGGCTGTTATCGGCGTTAGCCTCATGATAGTTTTTATGCACGTTAGTAGGATTTTAAACGTCCAGCTACTATCAGCCTCGCTAAGCGTACTCATCACTGGCTACGCCATACGCTACCTAGCCACAGCCGTGCTAAGCTTTGAGAGTGGGTATCATAAAATCCACAAAAGCATAGATGAGGCTAGTCGCATACTCTCGCTTTCTACGCTACGGCTGGGGCTACGCATACATGCGCCGCTTTTAAGGCATTTTTTTGTACTAAGCTTTATTGTCGTTTTTGTAGATGTGGTTAAGGAACTTCCTCTAAGCCTCATTTTGCGCCCATTTGACTTTGAAACCCTAAGTATAAGGGCGTTTTTTTACGCCACTGATGAGAGGATTTACGAAGCAGCCTTGCCAGCGCTTTTAATAGTCGTACTCTCCCTAGTGGCTTTACTTTATGTTGAATTTAATAAAAGGAAAAAGGCTTGA
- a CDS encoding amino acid ABC transporter permease yields MSELFDTTYFFNSAISIINGVPITFLIAAVSFAAGGAMGFFIALLRIYKVPFLSQLATVYISFFRGTPLLVQIFMFYYGIPIFLRGIGVESELLLANAIYYAFVIFSLYASGYMSEIFRAGILAVDRGQIEAAYSLGFTTRQAFMRIILPQAIMLSLPNLLNFFIMQIKNTSLVSVITVADIMGLADIESGRSSKFLEVYFMAAMMYWAICVGLEVAFKQLERRLSIFRRSFV; encoded by the coding sequence ATGAGCGAGTTATTTGACACCACATACTTTTTTAACTCAGCCATAAGCATCATAAACGGCGTACCTATTACCTTTTTAATAGCCGCCGTTTCATTTGCGGCTGGTGGCGCGATGGGCTTTTTCATAGCCCTTTTGCGCATTTACAAAGTGCCGTTTTTAAGCCAGCTTGCCACAGTTTACATCTCGTTTTTTAGAGGTACACCGCTACTTGTTCAAATTTTTATGTTTTATTACGGCATACCCATATTTTTGCGCGGCATAGGCGTAGAGTCGGAGCTTCTTTTAGCTAATGCAATTTATTACGCTTTTGTAATCTTTTCGCTGTATGCGTCTGGGTATATGAGTGAGATTTTTAGGGCTGGCATACTTGCGGTAGATAGAGGACAGATAGAGGCGGCTTACTCGCTAGGATTTACGACTAGGCAGGCGTTTATGCGTATAATATTACCACAAGCCATAATGCTATCTTTGCCAAATTTATTAAACTTTTTTATAATGCAGATAAAAAATACTTCACTCGTTTCAGTCATCACTGTGGCTGACATAATGGGGCTAGCTGATATAGAATCAGGCAGGTCGTCTAAATTCCTAGAAGTGTACTTTATGGCAGCGATGATGTACTGGGCGATATGCGTGGGGCTTGAGGTGGCGTTTAAGCAGCTTGAGCGCAGGCTGTCTATCTTTAGACGCTCATTTGTATAG
- the metC gene encoding cystathionine beta-lyase, whose product MQKQTILVHKGRGNPNKDGRAVNAPLMRASTVLFTNHKSWAQRKVQRKSERVLSYGALGTSTNFELEKLLCALEGGYRASLYPTGLAALAMVLLNYAEVGAHFLITDGIYEPVREIDSLFLSKIGVEVEYLKADASDIAQKLRPNTKLLLCESPGSVLYEIIDLPKVSAIAHANGTVVAIDSTYSSSYLNQSLALGADISVVAATKYLGGHSDLTMGAIIVNEKEWKNFNKLPEVLGFTASPDDAYLVLRGARSLDVRLERHEKNADKVVEFLLAQPKVAKIYYPKLSTHVGHEIFMRDFSGTNGMITIALDKSVSREGVDRFFDALSLFGIGASWGGFESLAMIAKPPRSFIDVDGLGTLIRFSIGLENVDDIIADLKRGFDVI is encoded by the coding sequence ATGCAAAAGCAGACCATTTTGGTGCATAAGGGTAGGGGGAACCCAAACAAAGACGGAAGGGCTGTCAATGCGCCACTAATGCGAGCCTCGACGGTGCTTTTTACAAATCACAAAAGCTGGGCGCAAAGAAAGGTGCAGCGCAAAAGCGAGCGTGTGCTAAGCTACGGTGCACTTGGAACTAGTACGAATTTTGAGCTTGAAAAGCTTTTGTGCGCGCTTGAGGGCGGGTATAGGGCGAGCCTTTATCCGACGGGACTAGCTGCGCTTGCTATGGTGCTTTTAAACTATGCCGAGGTGGGGGCGCATTTTTTAATAACGGATGGAATTTATGAGCCAGTACGTGAGATTGATAGCCTATTTTTATCCAAAATAGGCGTGGAGGTGGAGTACTTAAAAGCAGACGCTAGCGACATAGCCCAAAAGCTACGCCCAAACACAAAACTCCTGCTTTGCGAAAGCCCTGGCTCTGTGCTTTATGAGATAATCGACCTACCAAAAGTCTCTGCTATTGCACATGCAAATGGCACTGTTGTTGCGATTGACAGCACCTACTCGTCATCGTATCTAAACCAGTCCCTAGCCCTTGGCGCAGATATTTCGGTTGTGGCGGCGACAAAGTATTTAGGCGGGCATTCTGATCTTACTATGGGTGCTATTATAGTAAATGAAAAGGAGTGGAAAAACTTTAATAAATTACCTGAAGTGCTGGGCTTTACCGCTAGTCCAGATGATGCCTATCTCGTGCTGCGCGGCGCTCGTAGCCTTGATGTACGCCTTGAGAGGCATGAGAAAAATGCTGATAAAGTCGTGGAGTTTTTGCTTGCTCAGCCAAAGGTGGCAAAAATTTATTATCCAAAGCTTAGCACGCACGTTGGACATGAGATATTTATGCGCGATTTTAGCGGTACAAATGGTATGATTACAATTGCTCTTGATAAAAGCGTTAGCCGCGAGGGCGTGGATAGATTTTTTGACGCGCTTAGCCTGTTTGGCATAGGGGCTAGCTGGGGCGGGTTTGAGAGCCTTGCGATGATAGCAAAGCCGCCACGCAGCTTTATCGACGTAGATGGGCTTGGCACGCTTATTCGCTTTAGTATAGGGCTTGAAAATGTGGACGATATAATTGCCGATTTAAAGAGGGGTTTTGACGTGATTTAG
- a CDS encoding ABC transporter ATP-binding protein, whose protein sequence is MNALEIINLNKNFGAKNVLNDINLTLKRGQILSILGKSGCGKSTLLRIIAGLENKTSGEIKQYAKASLMFQNYALMPHLSVRENIELAILSLKKPQRKERVDALLDKFFIREISEQKPDEISGGQQQRVAFARAIAADAKILLLDEPFSNLDTKLKQNLRNELKTLIKQSDISAILVTHDKDDAFVMSDSIALIDDGKIIAHASPKELYLKPKNAKIASFLGEVNDFTHLKNTIRQNDAVQNAKLGERFSEFYYELYRRDFLFRPEDIKIGDKFKAKVLKIEYLGAYQRAVLECEGVEFVANLYQSDEIKEELYFDFWPLRA, encoded by the coding sequence TTGAACGCGCTTGAGATTATAAATTTAAACAAAAACTTTGGTGCAAAAAATGTGCTAAATGATATAAATTTGACGCTAAAAAGGGGGCAAATCCTAAGCATACTAGGCAAGTCAGGCTGCGGTAAAAGTACGCTTTTACGCATAATTGCTGGGCTTGAGAATAAAACAAGTGGCGAGATAAAACAATACGCTAAAGCCTCGCTGATGTTTCAAAACTACGCACTTATGCCGCATTTAAGCGTACGAGAAAATATCGAACTAGCCATTTTAAGCCTTAAAAAACCCCAAAGAAAGGAGCGAGTGGATGCGCTACTTGATAAGTTTTTTATCCGTGAGATAAGCGAACAAAAGCCAGATGAAATAAGCGGCGGACAGCAGCAGCGCGTGGCATTTGCTAGAGCCATAGCCGCGGACGCAAAAATCCTCCTTCTTGATGAGCCGTTTTCAAATTTAGACACAAAATTAAAACAAAATCTAAGAAACGAGCTAAAAACCCTTATAAAACAAAGCGACATAAGCGCAATTTTGGTTACGCACGATAAGGATGACGCATTTGTAATGAGCGATTCTATCGCACTAATTGACGATGGCAAAATCATCGCCCACGCAAGCCCAAAAGAGCTTTATCTAAAGCCAAAAAACGCAAAAATCGCCTCATTTTTAGGAGAGGTCAATGACTTTACGCACCTAAAAAACACCATAAGACAAAACGATGCAGTGCAAAACGCAAAGCTTGGTGAACGATTTAGCGAGTTTTATTACGAGCTTTATAGGCGAGATTTTCTGTTTCGTCCAGAGGATATTAAAATCGGAGATAAATTTAAAGCCAAAGTGTTAAAAATCGAGTATCTAGGTGCGTATCAAAGGGCTGTTTTGGAGTGCGAGGGAGTCGAGTTTGTGGCGAATTTGTACCAAAGCGATGAGATAAAAGAGGAGCTTTATTTTGATTTTTGGCCACTTAGGGCGTAA
- a CDS encoding transporter substrate-binding domain-containing protein produces the protein MKKLITLLLAGFLSYALASEITVKVGSENAYKPFTYVDENGVSTGFDNDLVRLLAKIDGGIKLEFVPVPWNSIFVGLDSKKFDLIANQIAKNPTREEKYLFAKEPYSYGKSVLIVKDGSSINSAADLKGKTVGTSVGSNHSANIEKFAKAHPELNIKLKYYKGYLSILQDLANGRVDAMVNDPLVAIDLAKKQNVNIKITDEVFEKTPSFLLFRKGDEELANRLDAALIKAKESGELSALSIKYFGIDLTK, from the coding sequence ATGAAAAAACTCATCACACTTTTACTAGCTGGCTTTTTAAGCTACGCTTTGGCCTCAGAAATCACCGTCAAAGTAGGCAGCGAAAACGCCTACAAGCCATTTACTTACGTCGATGAAAATGGCGTATCCACGGGCTTTGACAATGATTTAGTCCGCCTTTTAGCAAAGATAGACGGAGGCATAAAACTAGAGTTTGTGCCTGTGCCTTGGAATTCAATCTTTGTGGGGCTTGATTCAAAGAAATTTGATCTAATTGCAAACCAAATCGCCAAAAATCCTACAAGAGAGGAAAAATATCTCTTTGCCAAAGAGCCATACTCATACGGCAAAAGCGTACTTATTGTAAAAGATGGCTCCAGCATAAATAGTGCAGCCGATTTAAAGGGCAAAACAGTCGGCACTAGCGTAGGCTCAAACCACTCGGCAAATATCGAAAAATTCGCCAAAGCCCATCCAGAGCTAAACATCAAGCTAAAATACTACAAAGGCTACCTATCAATCCTGCAAGACCTAGCAAATGGGCGAGTGGATGCGATGGTAAATGATCCGCTAGTAGCAATTGACCTAGCTAAAAAACAAAATGTAAATATAAAAATAACAGATGAAGTCTTTGAAAAAACACCTTCGTTTTTACTGTTTAGAAAAGGCGATGAGGAGCTTGCAAATAGGCTAGATGCTGCGCTTATAAAGGCTAAAGAAAGTGGGGAGTTAAGTGCATTATCGATAAAGTATTTTGGGATTGACCTGACAAAATGA
- a CDS encoding LysR family transcriptional regulator — protein sequence MSLRQMEFVLAVADSLSFTKAAKRLGVSQPSLSQSVLNLESELKVRLFERQSPLKLTLEGELYVQKARLIMEAYYDLNSELSSLVALKSDSVRIGFSQNGYKMIPGALAKFCRRFSRANIKITQPHSTLQIRQMLLDGEIDLGMLILPLDTAELEYESIKRSKLYACAGANSALGRRYRSFSRVSLVDLKDEKFILPARSQRNRAILDAAFARAGYEPNVLCEVQTFDVATAMAASGVGVCFTLAEAASSGDEMVLLDVGETGLDKELVIAYKKGKKLSRLESEFIKIAKQE from the coding sequence ATGAGTTTGCGCCAGATGGAATTTGTACTAGCCGTAGCTGATAGCCTAAGCTTTACAAAGGCGGCTAAAAGGCTTGGCGTATCTCAGCCTTCGCTCTCTCAAAGCGTGTTAAATTTAGAAAGCGAGCTAAAAGTGAGGCTCTTTGAGCGTCAAAGTCCACTAAAGCTAACTCTTGAGGGCGAGCTATACGTGCAAAAAGCAAGGCTAATAATGGAGGCTTATTATGATTTAAATAGCGAGCTTTCAAGCCTAGTGGCGCTTAAAAGCGATAGTGTGCGCATAGGATTTTCGCAAAATGGCTATAAGATGATTCCAGGCGCACTTGCGAAGTTTTGTCGTAGGTTTAGTAGGGCAAATATCAAAATCACGCAGCCACACTCGACCCTGCAAATCCGCCAAATGCTGCTTGATGGCGAAATAGATTTGGGTATGTTAATCCTGCCTCTTGATACTGCCGAGCTTGAGTATGAGAGCATAAAGCGCTCAAAGCTTTATGCCTGTGCTGGGGCAAATAGCGCTTTGGGGCGGCGTTATCGCAGTTTTAGTAGGGTTAGTTTGGTTGATTTAAAGGATGAGAAATTTATCCTACCTGCACGGTCGCAGCGAAATAGAGCGATACTTGATGCGGCGTTTGCTAGGGCTGGGTATGAGCCTAATGTGCTTTGTGAAGTGCAGACTTTTGATGTGGCTACGGCGATGGCGGCAAGTGGCGTAGGGGTGTGCTTTACTCTGGCTGAGGCTGCCTCTAGCGGTGATGAGATGGTGTTGCTTGATGTGGGCGAGACTGGGCTTGATAAGGAGTTAGTCATAGCTTATAAAAAGGGTAAAAAGCTCTCGCGCCTTGAGAGTGAGTTTATTAAAATCGCAAAGCAAGAGTAG
- a CDS encoding amino acid ABC transporter ATP-binding protein → MIKIKNLSKKFENNVVLNDINLDVKDGKIIAILGPSGSGKSTLLRCINLLERPYAGSIKIDDLEIDYANVNQKQTKELRLKSAMVFQSYNLFANKNAIENVAEALIITRSFSKQDAFNVAQQKLAQMGLEHKQNAYPHELSGGQQQRVAIARALAINPKVMLFDEPTSALDVELVAEVLDAIKSIKDRTMLIVTHELEFAREIADEIVFLAGGRIVYQGLPDEFFTLAYHENETLNNFLKRIKKGA, encoded by the coding sequence ATGATAAAAATTAAAAACTTATCCAAAAAATTTGAAAACAACGTCGTATTAAATGACATAAATCTTGACGTAAAAGATGGCAAAATAATCGCCATCCTAGGTCCTAGCGGAAGCGGTAAAAGCACGCTTTTACGATGCATAAATTTATTAGAACGCCCCTACGCTGGCAGCATTAAAATAGACGATTTAGAGATAGATTACGCAAACGTAAACCAAAAACAAACAAAAGAGCTGCGGCTAAAAAGCGCTATGGTCTTTCAAAGCTACAACCTCTTTGCCAACAAAAACGCCATAGAAAACGTCGCAGAAGCCCTAATCATAACGCGCAGCTTTAGCAAGCAAGATGCCTTTAATGTAGCGCAGCAAAAGCTAGCGCAAATGGGGCTAGAACACAAGCAAAACGCCTATCCGCACGAACTAAGCGGCGGACAACAACAGCGCGTGGCAATAGCTAGGGCACTTGCGATAAATCCGAAGGTTATGCTCTTTGACGAGCCTACAAGTGCGCTTGATGTCGAGCTAGTGGCCGAGGTGCTTGATGCGATAAAAAGCATAAAAGACCGCACTATGCTAATCGTTACCCACGAGCTTGAGTTTGCCAGAGAGATTGCTGACGAGATCGTGTTTTTAGCGGGCGGCAGAATAGTTTATCAGGGATTACCAGATGAGTTTTTTACCCTCGCATATCACGAAAATGAAACACTAAATAACTTCTTAAAACGCATTAAAAAAGGGGCTTGA
- a CDS encoding Fe(3+) ABC transporter substrate-binding protein, protein MKKLLLTALLAASSALVADTLHIYTARHYDADSKLYDLFTQQTGIEVKATQAKDTELIKKLEIEGDKTPADVFITADVSNLNQAKELGLLASTTSDKLNELIPANLRDVDGTWYGFTKRARIVAYDKTRTKNPKIKTYEDLAKPEFKGKILMRSATAAYSKTLLASIIAADGEDSAKKWAKGVLLNLAQTPKGGDRDQAKAMVAGVGEYAVMNTYYVGLLLASSNPKDVAVGEKLGIIFPNQNGRGTHINISGAAVTKASKNSENAVKFIEFLLSPAAQRILADINYEYPVNKSVEPSPVIAAFGTFKEDQTPLSQIAGDVKKAVLIYDEVGFR, encoded by the coding sequence ATGAAAAAACTCCTACTTACAGCACTACTTGCTGCTTCATCAGCCCTTGTAGCAGATACGCTACACATCTATACGGCTAGACACTACGACGCAGATAGCAAGCTTTACGATCTATTTACCCAGCAAACCGGTATAGAGGTAAAAGCTACACAGGCAAAGGATACCGAGCTAATTAAAAAGCTAGAAATAGAAGGCGATAAGACCCCAGCTGATGTATTTATCACAGCTGATGTGTCAAATTTAAATCAAGCAAAAGAGCTAGGGCTTTTAGCTAGTACAACAAGCGATAAGTTAAACGAGCTAATCCCAGCAAATTTACGCGACGTAGACGGCACTTGGTATGGTTTTACAAAGCGTGCTAGGATAGTAGCATATGATAAAACTCGCACAAAAAATCCAAAAATCAAAACATACGAAGATCTAGCAAAACCTGAATTTAAAGGCAAAATCCTAATGAGAAGTGCAACCGCAGCCTACTCAAAAACTCTACTAGCTAGCATAATCGCAGCAGATGGTGAAGATAGTGCGAAAAAATGGGCAAAAGGCGTACTTTTAAATCTAGCTCAAACACCAAAAGGTGGCGATAGAGATCAAGCTAAAGCCATGGTGGCAGGCGTGGGCGAATACGCTGTGATGAATACCTACTACGTTGGACTTTTACTAGCTTCATCTAATCCAAAAGACGTGGCAGTTGGCGAGAAACTTGGCATAATTTTCCCTAATCAAAACGGCAGAGGTACGCACATAAATATAAGTGGTGCAGCCGTAACAAAAGCTAGTAAAAATAGCGAAAATGCGGTTAAATTTATAGAGTTTTTACTCTCTCCAGCCGCTCAGCGCATACTAGCTGATATAAACTATGAGTACCCAGTAAACAAATCAGTCGAGCCAAGCCCAGTAATAGCGGCATTTGGCACGTTTAAGGAAGACCAAACTCCTTTAAGCCAGATAGCAGGAGACGTTAAAAAAGCAGTACTGATTTATGACGAAGTCGGCTTTAGATAG